Proteins found in one Planctomycetes bacterium MalM25 genomic segment:
- the couO gene encoding C-methyltransferase CouO produces MSTATYRWNADQAAADYDAAGPVIHPLYDEVQERVVDALAEVVESPSHVIDLGGGSGRLAERVLERFPQATVTVVDPSEPFLRLARRRLARFGKRARYLASRAQEPWNEAVGPADAIVSTSALHHLDSVEKNRVFTACHAALKPDGAFINGDEYRPPSDRTYRELLEEWGEHMRGSLAAGLIPDTFGPLLDRWEASNLHDFGGPRESGDDCHETVEEQSARLYGAGFREVRTTFRERLWGVVVASG; encoded by the coding sequence ATGAGCACCGCCACCTATCGCTGGAACGCCGACCAAGCGGCCGCCGATTACGACGCCGCCGGACCGGTCATTCACCCCCTCTACGACGAGGTCCAAGAGAGGGTCGTCGACGCCCTGGCCGAAGTAGTCGAGTCGCCGTCGCACGTGATCGACCTGGGTGGCGGCTCGGGGCGGCTGGCGGAGCGGGTCTTGGAACGATTCCCGCAGGCGACCGTCACCGTGGTCGATCCCTCCGAGCCCTTCCTGCGGCTCGCCAGACGCCGCCTCGCCCGCTTCGGCAAACGGGCCCGATATCTCGCCAGTCGCGCCCAGGAGCCCTGGAACGAGGCCGTGGGGCCCGCCGACGCAATCGTCAGCACCTCCGCCCTGCACCACCTCGACTCGGTCGAGAAGAACCGCGTGTTCACCGCCTGCCACGCGGCGCTCAAGCCAGACGGCGCCTTCATCAACGGCGACGAGTACCGCCCCCCTTCGGACCGGACCTACCGCGAGCTGCTCGAAGAGTGGGGCGAGCACATGCGTGGCTCGCTCGCTGCGGGGCTCATCCCTGACACGTTCGGCCCCCTGCTCGACCGGTGGGAAGCGAGCAACCTGCACGACTTCGGCGGTCCGCGCGAGAGCGGCGACGACTGTCACGAGACGGTCGAAGAGCAATCAGCCCGCCTCTACGGCGCAGGCTTCCGGGAGGTTCGCACCACCTTCCGAGAGCGACTGTGGGGCGTTGTGGTCGCCTCGGGGTGA
- a CDS encoding outer membrane biogenesis protein BamB codes for MLRSLPRALAAIVLIALSDGSADAADWARFRGPNGTGVSPDPAPPVTWGNNTNLAWKIELPGPGSSSPIVVGDRVLVTCYTGYGLNTEDPGDQADLKRVLACYERSTGEELWKVEVPAKLPEDEYGGMFAQHGYASHTPVSDGERVYAYFGRSGAHAFDLQGNRLWQTDCGDGFGAKRWGSASSPILHGDLVIFAATAEANALIALNKKTGEEVWRFGEEGWNGCWSTPVLVEVAGRTELVAAAPFKMFGLNPDTGEELWQCRGVDNDTVTSSPVVEGDTVYLLAGRGGSLAVRAGGTGDVTDSHVVWSAPLRGSIASPLIHEGRIHWIGRNGVDCVDAATAERIYQARLQKPEGNQVQANTPPQGPPRGPRTERDGRGPGGEGRRFGGGGRFGRGGGGGGRFGQMPYASPVVAGDRMYHLGRDGTGYVIRLGEKFEQIAVNQLSDGGDFSGTPALSEGDLFIRSSKHLFCVREQGGKVAVR; via the coding sequence ATGTTGCGATCCCTGCCTCGTGCTCTTGCCGCGATCGTCCTGATCGCCCTCTCGGACGGCTCCGCCGACGCGGCCGACTGGGCGCGGTTCCGTGGCCCCAACGGCACGGGCGTGTCGCCCGATCCGGCGCCCCCCGTCACCTGGGGCAACAACACCAACCTCGCCTGGAAGATCGAGCTGCCCGGGCCCGGCTCGTCAAGCCCGATCGTCGTCGGCGACCGGGTGCTGGTGACGTGCTACACCGGCTACGGACTCAACACCGAGGACCCGGGTGACCAAGCGGACCTCAAGCGGGTGCTCGCCTGCTACGAGCGATCCACGGGCGAGGAACTGTGGAAGGTTGAAGTCCCGGCGAAGCTCCCGGAAGACGAGTACGGCGGCATGTTCGCCCAGCACGGTTACGCCAGCCACACGCCGGTGAGTGACGGCGAGCGGGTCTACGCCTACTTCGGTCGTTCGGGGGCTCACGCGTTCGACCTGCAAGGCAACCGGCTCTGGCAGACCGACTGCGGCGACGGTTTTGGCGCGAAGCGATGGGGCTCCGCCTCGAGCCCGATCTTGCACGGCGACCTCGTCATCTTCGCAGCGACCGCCGAAGCCAACGCCCTGATCGCGCTGAACAAGAAAACCGGCGAAGAGGTTTGGCGGTTTGGCGAGGAGGGCTGGAACGGCTGCTGGTCGACCCCGGTCCTCGTCGAAGTGGCGGGGCGCACCGAGTTGGTCGCCGCCGCACCGTTTAAAATGTTCGGCCTCAACCCCGACACGGGCGAGGAACTGTGGCAGTGCCGAGGCGTCGATAACGACACGGTGACTTCCAGCCCGGTCGTCGAGGGAGACACGGTCTACCTGCTCGCCGGTCGGGGCGGGTCGCTCGCCGTGCGAGCCGGCGGAACGGGTGACGTGACCGACTCGCACGTCGTGTGGAGCGCCCCGCTGCGGGGCTCGATCGCCTCGCCCCTCATCCACGAGGGTCGCATCCACTGGATCGGACGCAATGGCGTGGACTGCGTCGATGCCGCAACCGCCGAGCGGATCTACCAGGCACGACTGCAGAAGCCCGAGGGAAACCAAGTCCAAGCAAACACCCCTCCGCAGGGCCCGCCACGCGGGCCACGAACCGAACGAGACGGCCGCGGCCCCGGCGGCGAAGGTCGTCGTTTCGGGGGAGGCGGGCGGTTCGGCCGAGGCGGTGGCGGTGGCGGGCGCTTCGGCCAGATGCCTTACGCCTCGCCCGTCGTCGCCGGCGACCGCATGTACCACCTCGGTCGAGACGGCACCGGCTACGTCATCCGTCTCGGCGAGAAGTTCGAGCAGATCGCCGTGAACCAACTGAGCGACGGGGGCGATTTCAGCGGCACGCCCGCCCTCTCCGAGGGCGACCTCTTCATCCGCTCGAGCAAGCACCTGTTCTGTGTACGCGAACAAGGCGGCAAGGTCGCGGTGAGGTGA
- the rplU gene encoding 50S ribosomal protein L21, whose amino-acid sequence MYAILIDGGRQYKVEEGQELALDYREDAKPGDKLTLDQIAAVGEGADLKIGTPTVSGASVTAEVLGTGQGVKVDVVKIRRRKNSRRHTGHRKMFTKVKIAAIAG is encoded by the coding sequence ATGTACGCGATCCTGATTGACGGCGGCCGCCAGTACAAAGTCGAAGAAGGCCAGGAGCTGGCCCTCGACTACCGTGAGGACGCCAAGCCGGGCGACAAGCTCACGCTCGACCAGATCGCCGCCGTGGGCGAAGGGGCCGACCTGAAGATCGGCACGCCGACCGTCTCGGGCGCGAGCGTCACGGCCGAGGTCCTCGGCACGGGGCAGGGCGTGAAGGTCGATGTCGTGAAGATCCGCCGTCGCAAGAACAGCCGCCGCCATACCGGCCACCGCAAGATGTTCACCAAGGTGAAGATCGCGGCGATCGCAGGCTGA
- a CDS encoding Putative esterase — MFIRIPNHSALAMAFALIGTASITYARTWQEGLEGSVERLGAEMGYRVFLPDGYDASQEYPLVLFLHGSGESGTDNTRQVSRNISSLISKTESEFPAILVAPQLPASNGWAVVNQTDLTTEVLDEVLSDYAVDRDRLYLTGLSMGGFGTMHYLHLFNAINPDLLRFAAAAPVAGSFIDESLAPALQETPIWLAHGDRDNAVDVAFSRETFNVLAGEERGALIDFPEGSLGAGGPMAVSGLTRYTEYPGAGHNTWSRFYASQDVYEWMFAQSLTTVPEPSSALLLLIASPLASGLARRLRRG, encoded by the coding sequence ATGTTCATTCGAATACCTAACCACTCGGCGCTCGCAATGGCGTTCGCCCTGATCGGCACGGCATCAATCACGTACGCCCGGACCTGGCAAGAAGGGCTCGAGGGGTCCGTGGAACGTCTCGGCGCCGAGATGGGGTACCGAGTCTTCCTCCCCGACGGCTACGACGCGTCGCAGGAGTACCCGCTGGTCCTGTTCCTGCACGGCTCCGGCGAATCGGGGACCGATAACACGCGGCAGGTCAGCCGCAACATCAGCAGCCTCATCAGCAAGACCGAGAGCGAGTTCCCCGCGATCCTCGTAGCGCCACAGCTCCCTGCCTCGAACGGTTGGGCGGTGGTCAATCAGACCGACCTCACCACCGAAGTGCTCGACGAAGTCTTGAGCGATTACGCCGTCGATCGCGACCGCCTGTACCTCACCGGGCTGTCGATGGGAGGCTTCGGGACGATGCACTATCTCCACCTCTTCAACGCCATCAACCCGGACCTCCTCCGGTTCGCCGCCGCCGCGCCCGTGGCGGGGTCGTTCATCGACGAGAGCCTAGCGCCCGCGCTGCAGGAGACGCCGATCTGGCTCGCCCACGGCGACCGAGACAACGCGGTCGATGTCGCTTTCTCGCGAGAGACCTTCAACGTGCTTGCTGGCGAAGAGCGGGGCGCACTGATCGACTTCCCGGAGGGCAGCCTCGGGGCCGGCGGGCCGATGGCGGTGTCCGGCCTGACGCGCTACACGGAGTACCCGGGCGCGGGGCACAACACCTGGAGCCGCTTCTACGCCTCGCAGGACGTGTACGAATGGATGTTCGCCCAGTCGCTGACGACGGTTCCCGAGCCGAGCTCGGCGCTGCTCCTGCTGATCGCGAGCCCGCTCGCGTCTGGCCTCGCTAGGCGACTACGCAGAGGGTAG
- the acr1 gene encoding Fatty acyl-CoA reductase, which produces MAVPTPDNQPTADELARVAELLQCVAEDRSLLAVLDGEQRQRLLRYANQVALPDRTARRKLRKARAQQEQGRQDELREADEQTLAQTGIRRQYSVRQLKRAEPPAPGELVDDGAGVINGTRPATPNNPDQAWSGRSEPGRGSGKPPHADDVQKEAPRLNVERCCYTCKAKYDRVHHFYDALCPECAELNWTKRNQTCDLTGRYALVTGGRVKIGYQAALKLLRAGAHVVVLTRFPRDGARRFLEEDDSGDWRDRLTLHGVDLRDTPAVESLADHLLATLPRLDFLLNNACQTVRRPPGFYAHLMEGERRLARALPSGAKALLESHESLRHDIDEPTGELLAPDAVDNLAAKLVSGGAEAAELSQLVLTDEDQQGGESLFPEGHYDHDQQQIDLRDINSWRLRLAEVSTVELLEVQLVNAVAPFILNARLKPLMSRFPSRDKHIVNVSAMEGVFYRAYKTDKHPHTNMAKAALNMMTRTSAQDYAADGIHMNAVDTGWITDEDPAHIAARKKEDLGFHPPLDIVDAAARICAPLFDGLITGEHVWGKFLKDYQVSPW; this is translated from the coding sequence ATGGCCGTGCCGACGCCCGATAATCAGCCGACGGCTGACGAGCTGGCCCGCGTTGCGGAACTGCTCCAGTGCGTTGCCGAAGACCGTTCGCTGCTGGCCGTCCTTGACGGCGAGCAGCGCCAGCGATTGCTGCGCTACGCCAACCAAGTCGCGTTGCCCGACCGCACCGCGCGCCGCAAACTGCGCAAGGCCCGCGCGCAGCAGGAACAAGGCCGCCAAGACGAGCTCCGCGAAGCGGACGAGCAGACCCTCGCCCAGACCGGCATCCGCCGGCAATACAGCGTGCGGCAGCTGAAGCGGGCCGAACCCCCAGCGCCGGGCGAATTAGTTGATGATGGCGCGGGAGTGATAAATGGTACGCGACCGGCGACCCCGAATAACCCTGACCAAGCTTGGTCGGGGCGATCAGAGCCTGGGCGGGGTTCCGGTAAGCCTCCACATGCTGATGACGTTCAGAAAGAGGCTCCCCGGCTCAATGTCGAGCGGTGTTGCTACACCTGCAAGGCGAAGTACGACCGGGTCCACCACTTTTATGACGCCCTCTGCCCCGAGTGCGCCGAGCTGAACTGGACCAAACGGAACCAGACCTGCGACCTCACGGGCCGCTACGCGCTGGTGACTGGCGGTCGAGTGAAAATCGGCTACCAGGCGGCGCTCAAGCTGCTGCGGGCCGGGGCGCACGTCGTCGTGCTCACACGGTTCCCCCGCGATGGCGCTCGGCGTTTCCTCGAGGAGGACGACAGCGGCGACTGGCGAGACCGCCTCACGCTGCACGGCGTTGATCTGCGCGACACGCCCGCCGTCGAGTCGCTTGCGGACCACTTGCTCGCCACGCTCCCGCGGCTCGACTTCCTGCTGAACAACGCCTGCCAGACGGTCCGCCGCCCGCCGGGGTTCTACGCGCACCTCATGGAGGGCGAACGCCGCCTCGCCCGGGCGTTGCCCAGCGGCGCGAAGGCGTTGCTCGAATCGCACGAGTCGTTGCGGCACGACATCGACGAACCGACCGGCGAGTTGCTCGCCCCCGACGCGGTCGATAACCTCGCCGCGAAGCTCGTGAGCGGCGGGGCCGAGGCGGCCGAGCTGTCGCAGTTGGTGCTAACTGACGAGGATCAGCAGGGCGGCGAGTCGCTCTTTCCGGAGGGCCATTATGATCACGACCAGCAGCAGATCGACCTGCGGGACATCAACAGCTGGCGGCTCCGCTTGGCCGAGGTATCGACCGTCGAGCTTCTTGAAGTGCAACTCGTGAACGCGGTCGCCCCGTTCATCCTCAACGCCCGACTGAAGCCACTGATGTCACGCTTCCCGTCTCGCGACAAGCACATCGTGAACGTCTCCGCGATGGAGGGGGTCTTCTACCGCGCGTACAAGACCGACAAGCACCCGCACACGAACATGGCGAAGGCGGCCCTCAACATGATGACCCGCACGTCCGCTCAGGACTACGCGGCGGACGGCATCCACATGAACGCGGTCGACACGGGCTGGATCACCGACGAGGACCCGGCCCACATCGCGGCCCGCAAGAAGGAAGACCTCGGCTTCCACCCGCCGCTCGACATCGTCGACGCGGCCGCCCGGATCTGCGCCCCGCTCTTCGACGGCCTGATCACCGGCGAGCACGTGTGGGGGAAGTTTTTGAAGGACTACCAGGTCTCGCCCTGGTGA
- the rne gene encoding Ribonuclease E — MKTEMLINVAQAEECRIAVVENGVLEELYTERASQDNYVGNIYKGKIVNLEPSIQAAFVDFGVGRNGFLHISDVEAQYFRQGGFDPDVPIERDGSQPGAEDLDDDDDEEGEGGAATKTRRKTRRPGVRPRVKPPIEDIFRRGDEVVVQVIKEGIGTKGPTLSTYISIPGRYLVLMPALGRIGVSRKIEDEDARKRLRAILRQLNPPKGLGFIVRTAGTDRTQKDLSRDLAYLLRLWKMITKRINTQDGPGALYQESDIVIRTIRDIFSGDIDSIQIDEEEAYERARDFLKVVMPRYVDRLQHYEGKEPLFVKHKVDEEISRINDRHVPLKGGGSLVIDQTEALVAIDVNSGSFRTSAGHEESAYQLNCIAAKEIARQLRLRDLGGVIVNDFIDMRRERYRRNVERTLKDAMKRDRARAKILRTSPFGLIEMTRQRIRPSLKRSVYRECPGCAGTGLVKAAESMAIDVIRKLQQVVHRDRVALVTVTVELDVATFLNNRKRRELAQMEDDGSVEIQVLGKEGVSPEHIELACEDADSRPVRVDLS, encoded by the coding sequence ATGAAGACGGAGATGCTCATCAACGTCGCGCAGGCGGAAGAATGCCGCATCGCGGTCGTTGAGAACGGCGTGCTCGAAGAGCTCTACACCGAGCGCGCCAGCCAAGACAACTACGTCGGCAACATTTACAAGGGGAAGATCGTCAACCTCGAGCCGAGCATCCAGGCGGCGTTTGTCGACTTCGGCGTCGGCCGGAACGGCTTCCTGCACATCAGCGACGTCGAGGCGCAGTACTTTCGGCAAGGGGGCTTCGACCCGGACGTCCCCATCGAGCGCGACGGCTCCCAGCCGGGCGCCGAGGACCTCGACGATGACGACGATGAAGAGGGCGAGGGCGGCGCCGCCACCAAGACGCGCCGCAAGACCCGCCGCCCCGGCGTCCGCCCGCGGGTGAAGCCGCCGATCGAGGACATTTTCCGCCGCGGCGACGAGGTTGTCGTGCAGGTGATCAAGGAGGGCATCGGCACGAAGGGCCCGACCCTCTCGACCTACATCAGTATCCCCGGGCGTTACCTCGTGTTGATGCCCGCGCTGGGCCGGATCGGTGTGTCACGAAAGATCGAGGACGAGGACGCCCGCAAGCGTCTCCGCGCGATCCTCCGCCAGCTCAACCCGCCGAAGGGCCTCGGCTTCATCGTCCGCACCGCGGGCACCGACCGGACGCAGAAGGACCTGTCGCGTGACCTCGCGTACCTGCTGCGGCTCTGGAAAATGATCACCAAGCGGATCAACACCCAGGACGGCCCCGGCGCCCTCTACCAAGAGTCGGACATCGTCATCCGCACGATCCGCGATATCTTCTCGGGCGACATCGACTCGATCCAGATCGACGAGGAGGAGGCGTACGAACGCGCCCGCGACTTCCTGAAGGTCGTCATGCCACGGTACGTCGACCGCCTGCAGCACTACGAGGGCAAGGAACCCCTCTTCGTGAAGCACAAAGTCGACGAGGAGATCTCGCGGATCAACGACCGTCACGTGCCGCTCAAGGGGGGCGGGTCGCTCGTTATCGACCAGACCGAGGCGCTCGTCGCGATCGACGTGAACTCTGGTAGCTTCCGGACGAGCGCCGGGCACGAAGAGTCGGCGTACCAGCTCAACTGCATCGCCGCCAAGGAGATCGCCCGCCAGCTCCGCCTCCGCGACCTGGGCGGCGTGATCGTCAACGACTTCATCGACATGCGCCGCGAGCGCTACCGCCGCAACGTCGAGCGGACGCTCAAGGACGCCATGAAGCGCGACCGCGCCCGGGCGAAGATCCTGCGGACCAGCCCGTTCGGCCTCATCGAGATGACCCGCCAACGCATCCGCCCGAGCCTCAAGCGGAGCGTCTACCGCGAGTGCCCCGGCTGCGCCGGCACCGGCCTGGTGAAGGCGGCCGAGTCGATGGCGATCGACGTGATCCGCAAGCTCCAGCAGGTGGTCCACCGGGATCGCGTCGCGCTAGTCACGGTCACCGTCGAGCTCGACGTGGCGACCTTCCTCAACAACCGCAAGCGGCGTGAGCTAGCGCAGATGGAGGACGATGGATCGGTTGAGATCCAGGTTCTCGGCAAGGAGGGCGTGTCGCCCGAGCACATCGAGCTCGCCTGCGAGGACGCCGACAGCCGCCCCGTGCGCGTCGACCTGAGCTAA
- the ptsI gene encoding Phosphoenolpyruvate-protein phosphotransferase, which translates to MLRLQGIAVSPGVAIGEALVLDNEGFRIPRRFLPRDAIDREIARLAEAIDATTAEINASRARITERLGDDYGSIFSAHAQMVNDRKLRAELEELIRDRHYSAEYSVSRVLRRYAKVFQSLEGAYMAERANDVFDIEKRLLRRLLGEKREELGQVTSEVLVFARNLTPSETAAMKPEFIRGFATEIGGPGSHTAIVAEGLGIPAVVGTGSFLSDLSGGETVIIDGDEGVVILRPDEETLARYQHEAAEQRTLMAKLHELADKPCETLDGERIQLLGNIEFPAETSLCLERGVDGIGLYRTEFLFLSGDRIPTEEEHYTAYREVAAAMDGRPVVMRTLDLGADKLPLFPMPEDERNPFLGLRSIRLALKHVDLFRMQLRAILRATTSGDVRVMFPLISTVLELRRAKMVLADAMEDLEEEGVEFNRDIQVGMMVEVPSAVVMMERFVDEVDFFSIGTNDLVQYTLAVDRSNKDVASLYTSADPAVIRLVKQAVDTAIAGGKSISLCGQMSGAPLYTMLLLGLGLRTLSVTPAAAPEVKRVCRSTTIEHCEEVARRVLTLESARDVKTYLREELSKLLPDQPV; encoded by the coding sequence ATGTTACGGCTGCAGGGCATTGCCGTTTCGCCTGGCGTGGCGATCGGCGAGGCGTTAGTCCTCGACAACGAGGGGTTCAGGATCCCTCGGCGGTTCCTGCCGCGCGACGCCATCGATCGCGAGATCGCCCGCCTCGCCGAGGCGATCGACGCCACCACGGCCGAGATCAACGCGAGCCGCGCCCGAATCACCGAGCGCCTCGGAGACGACTACGGCTCGATCTTCTCGGCACACGCTCAGATGGTGAACGACCGCAAGCTCCGGGCGGAGCTTGAGGAGCTCATCCGCGATCGACACTACTCGGCCGAGTACTCCGTCAGCCGCGTGCTTCGGCGTTACGCCAAGGTATTCCAGTCGCTCGAGGGCGCCTACATGGCGGAGCGGGCGAACGATGTCTTTGACATCGAGAAACGCCTCCTGCGCCGACTGCTGGGCGAGAAGCGTGAGGAGCTGGGCCAGGTCACTTCCGAGGTGCTGGTCTTCGCCCGCAACCTCACGCCGAGCGAAACGGCGGCGATGAAGCCGGAGTTCATCCGCGGCTTCGCCACGGAGATCGGCGGCCCCGGCAGCCACACGGCGATCGTCGCCGAGGGACTGGGCATCCCCGCGGTGGTCGGCACCGGCTCGTTCCTCTCGGACCTGTCGGGCGGAGAGACCGTCATCATCGATGGCGACGAGGGCGTTGTCATCCTGCGACCCGACGAGGAGACCCTCGCCCGCTACCAGCACGAGGCGGCCGAGCAGCGGACGCTCATGGCCAAGCTCCACGAGCTGGCCGATAAGCCGTGCGAGACGCTCGACGGTGAGCGGATTCAGCTACTGGGCAACATCGAGTTCCCCGCCGAGACCTCGCTCTGCCTTGAGCGGGGTGTCGACGGCATCGGGTTGTATCGGACCGAGTTTCTGTTCCTCTCGGGCGACCGCATCCCGACCGAGGAAGAGCATTACACCGCTTACCGCGAGGTCGCCGCCGCGATGGACGGCCGGCCGGTTGTTATGCGGACGCTCGACTTGGGCGCGGACAAGCTGCCGCTGTTCCCGATGCCGGAGGACGAGCGGAACCCGTTCCTCGGCCTGCGGAGCATCCGCCTCGCACTGAAGCACGTCGACCTGTTCCGCATGCAGCTCCGCGCCATCCTGCGGGCCACCACGTCCGGCGACGTGCGGGTCATGTTCCCGCTGATCAGCACGGTGCTGGAATTGCGGCGGGCGAAGATGGTCCTCGCCGACGCAATGGAGGACCTCGAGGAGGAGGGCGTCGAGTTCAACCGCGACATCCAGGTCGGCATGATGGTCGAGGTCCCCTCGGCGGTCGTCATGATGGAGCGGTTCGTCGACGAGGTCGATTTCTTCAGCATCGGCACCAACGACTTGGTGCAGTACACGCTGGCGGTCGATCGCAGCAACAAGGACGTCGCCTCGCTGTACACCAGCGCCGACCCGGCCGTCATCCGACTTGTGAAACAGGCGGTCGATACGGCAATCGCCGGTGGTAAATCGATCAGTCTGTGCGGCCAGATGAGCGGCGCCCCGCTCTACACGATGCTGCTCCTCGGTCTCGGGCTGCGGACACTGAGCGTCACCCCGGCCGCTGCGCCCGAGGTGAAACGAGTCTGTCGCAGCACCACGATCGAACACTGTGAAGAGGTCGCCCGGCGTGTGCTCACGCTCGAGAGCGCCCGCGACGTGAAGACTTACCTGCGGGAGGAGCTCTCGAAGCTGCTGCCCGACCAACCCGTTTAA
- the ptsH gene encoding Phosphocarrier protein HPr, which produces MSNERPVATRRLTVRQPNGLHMRPLDGIARIASQYNSEITLVNDSHRADAQSIIEMLGLAAEHGSEVVVEASGDDAEQAVEAIARFIESDAEQEAQQEEPPAS; this is translated from the coding sequence GTGAGCAACGAGCGACCCGTGGCGACTCGCCGACTGACCGTGCGACAGCCGAACGGGTTGCACATGAGGCCGCTCGACGGCATCGCGCGCATCGCCAGCCAGTACAACTCCGAGATCACTCTGGTCAACGACTCTCATCGAGCCGACGCCCAGAGCATTATCGAGATGCTGGGGCTGGCCGCTGAGCACGGTTCGGAGGTCGTCGTCGAAGCTTCTGGCGACGACGCCGAGCAGGCGGTCGAGGCGATCGCGCGGTTCATCGAAAGCGACGCGGAACAGGAAGCCCAACAGGAAGAGCCGCCGGCGAGCTGA
- the fruA_2 gene encoding PTS system fructose-specific EIIABC component — protein sequence MDFADFISKKAIRPQLEATDKEGAIREMVQALLDAGEIAQDQFDGIVQKVLDREELGSTGIGRGVAVPHTKHPSVEKLCGAVAVSEAGVEFASLDGDPVHLLFLLVSPPDRPGDHLRALENVSRRLRDDQFCRFLRQSKTADDIWQLLGEADNNQFGA from the coding sequence ATGGACTTTGCCGACTTCATCAGCAAGAAAGCGATCCGGCCGCAGCTCGAAGCGACCGATAAAGAGGGCGCGATCCGCGAGATGGTGCAGGCCCTGCTCGACGCGGGCGAAATCGCTCAGGACCAGTTCGACGGCATCGTGCAGAAGGTGCTCGACCGAGAGGAGCTGGGCAGCACCGGCATCGGTCGTGGCGTCGCGGTGCCGCACACGAAGCACCCCAGTGTGGAGAAGCTTTGCGGGGCCGTAGCCGTGAGCGAGGCGGGCGTCGAGTTCGCCAGCCTCGACGGCGACCCGGTCCACCTGCTCTTCCTCCTGGTGTCGCCCCCCGACCGACCGGGCGACCACCTGCGGGCGTTGGAGAATGTCTCTCGGCGTCTGCGTGACGATCAATTCTGCCGATTCTTGCGTCAGAGCAAGACGGCCGACGACATCTGGCAGCTCCTCGGAGAGGCCGACAACAACCAGTTCGGGGCTTGA
- a CDS encoding Sigma 54 modulation protein / S30EA ribosomal protein codes for MLDKSAGPPAGHACGGGSNKVQIQVTARHGHLSEETQDRLKSKAEKLLRHFDRLTSIEWVIDLQNPQKPNVELLVSAEHKHDFVAHDQSENLLTSVEAAVHKVDQQLRKYKERTIENHRDPDVKRQAAEGLADSGADEADDSED; via the coding sequence ATGCTTGATAAATCCGCGGGCCCGCCCGCCGGCCACGCCTGTGGCGGAGGTAGCAACAAGGTGCAGATACAAGTCACGGCCCGGCATGGGCATCTGAGCGAAGAGACCCAGGATCGACTGAAGTCCAAGGCTGAAAAGCTTTTACGGCATTTTGATCGATTGACTTCAATCGAGTGGGTCATCGACCTCCAGAACCCCCAAAAGCCGAATGTCGAGCTGCTCGTATCCGCAGAGCATAAGCACGACTTCGTGGCCCACGACCAATCGGAGAACCTGCTGACCTCGGTCGAGGCGGCGGTTCACAAGGTCGATCAGCAGCTGCGTAAATACAAAGAACGGACGATCGAGAACCACCGCGACCCCGATGTGAAGCGTCAGGCCGCCGAAGGGCTGGCTGACAGTGGAGCGGACGAAGCGGACGATAGCGAAGACTGA
- the yrrB_2 gene encoding TPR repeat-containing protein YrrB, whose product MTALSAPKRHRMQLDSASREAEGYLELGMHKQALGSLQRRGKLVHGDHRASYLLGECLREMSRFGEALFPLRRSAELNPETSETWLALGWCYKRTGRLGDAIRALEDALRHTPDDALLNYNLACYYSLADCRLPALRRLKRAFDLDRSLRDLVAGESDFAPLRSDPGFRMLMAATQAPPRD is encoded by the coding sequence ATGACGGCTCTCTCCGCCCCCAAACGCCACCGCATGCAGCTCGACAGCGCCTCGCGAGAAGCGGAGGGCTATCTCGAACTCGGCATGCACAAGCAGGCACTCGGCTCTCTGCAACGCCGCGGCAAGCTGGTTCATGGCGACCACCGGGCTTCCTACTTGCTGGGCGAGTGCCTCCGCGAGATGTCGCGGTTCGGCGAAGCCCTCTTCCCGCTGCGACGCAGCGCCGAGCTCAACCCCGAGACGTCTGAGACTTGGCTCGCCCTCGGCTGGTGCTACAAGCGGACCGGTCGGCTGGGCGATGCGATCCGCGCCCTCGAAGACGCCCTGCGCCACACGCCCGACGACGCCCTGCTGAACTACAACCTGGCCTGCTACTACAGCCTGGCCGATTGTCGCTTGCCGGCGTTGCGGCGTCTGAAACGGGCCTTCGATCTGGATCGCAGCCTTCGCGACTTGGTCGCCGGGGAGAGTGACTTCGCTCCGCTCCGCAGCGACCCGGGCTTCCGCATGCTGATGGCGGCGACTCAGGCCCCGCCCCGCGACTGA